The Arachis hypogaea cultivar Tifrunner chromosome 19, arahy.Tifrunner.gnm2.J5K5, whole genome shotgun sequence genome has a window encoding:
- the LOC112776759 gene encoding putative RING-H2 finger protein ATL53: MGSLGDPRSWISYMNSKDCSLEWCHKHKLYPPPSTAPPNSRPNFSPLIIAMAGILATAFILASYYYSRRRENPNDDDDDSVHEAETWWHQYYVSTTTTTRIGGDLDEDALKWMAVWKYKSGKSRADSCCVCLNEFDEGDSVRALPNCTHAFHPLCIETWLKSHSSCPLCRRATAPVAPPYAVVEDLPLPAGTDTTTEEEEEESIHNNGNVDNNSLHRIIDIIRDDQLQVGGHDDDQSINKTIRKSVSMDPHSFSSSSSSSKSRYRSRGDQRSSKSCSCKRKHLLHSVFRGPIAMKRSFSGSARFSLITTASHTARH, from the coding sequence ATGGGTTCTCTTGGAGATCCAAGAAGTTGGATTTCATATATGAACAGCAAAGATTGTTCATTAGAGTGGTGTCACAAACATAAATTGTATCCTCCACCGTCAACAGCACCACCTAATTCAAGGCCAAATTTTTCCCCTCTTATAATTGCCATGGCGGGGATCTTGGCCACGGCTTTTATTCTTGCAAGTTACTACTATAGCCGCCGCAGAGAGAACCCCAACGATGACGATGACGACTCAGTCCATGAAGCCGAAACCTGGTGGCATCAATACTACGTCTCAACAACCACCACAACCAGAATTGGCGGCGACTTAGATGAGGATGCGTTAAAGTGGATGGCAGTGTGGAAGTACAAGAGTGGCAAAAGCAGAGCCGATAGCTGTTGTGTTTGTTTGAATGAATTTGATGAGGGAGACAGTGTTAGGGCTTTGCCGAACTGCACCCATGCTTTTCATCCTCTTTGCATTGAGACATGGCTCAAATCTCACTCCAGCTGCCCTCTTTGTCGTCGTGCCACTGCCCCCGTAGCTCCGCCGTACGCGGTGGTGGAGGACCTCCCTCTCCCTGCAGGAACTGACACTACtaccgaagaagaagaagaagaaagcatacATAATAACGGTAACGTTGATAACAACAGCCTGCACagaataattgatataataagaGATGATCAACTTCAAGTAGGGGGTCATGATGATGATCAGTCCATTAATAAAACTATCAGGAAGTCAGTTTCTATGGACCCCCACTCATTCTCCTCGTCGTCTTCGTCATCAAAGAGCAGATACAGATCTCGTGGAGATCAAAGAAGCAGTAAGTCCTGCAGCTGTAAGAGAAAACATCTCTTGCATTCTGTATTCAGGGGCCCAATTGCTATGAAAAGGTCATTTTCCGGTAGTGCAAGATTCTCCCTTATTACCACAGCTAGTCACACAGCAAGGCACTAA